The following proteins are co-located in the Phoenix dactylifera cultivar Barhee BC4 unplaced genomic scaffold, palm_55x_up_171113_PBpolish2nd_filt_p 000804F, whole genome shotgun sequence genome:
- the LOC103703799 gene encoding putative cytochrome c oxidase subunit 5C-4 — protein sequence MASARKIVGQAASKGPSPSVIKEMIYGISLGLAAGFFWKMYHWSSQRRTREFYDLLDKGEISVVVDE from the coding sequence ATGGCTTCCGCTCGTAAGATTGTCGGGCAGGCCGCTTCCAAGGGGCCGAGCCCGAGCGTTATCAAAGAGATGATCTACGGGATAAGCCTTGGCCTTGCTGCCGGATTCTTTTGGAAGATGTACCACTGGAGCAGCCAAAGGAGAACCCGGGAGTTCTACGACCTCCTCGACAAGGGCGAGATTAGTGTAGTGGTTGATGAGTAA